gacttcTGATCTTTTGTCTCTCCTCTCTTTGGCTTTCATGTCACTCTCCTTCTACTCCTTTTTCTAGATAATCCCTTTTAaggtaaaatgaaaaatgtaaattgttaaataatttttttccgttAGTTATAAAGGTTTTATTTTCAagttttaactttaaaataggACTTAACCatagattttcttttcttttctttcaactCCTTTTATTATTGAGCATGCTTTGAAAGTTTTCACATTACACTCACAACTCACTAGCTACGCTTTATACTTGAAGGGCTTGTACTTGCGAAGAGCTTGATTCATCCCATGAATGGCAGCAATTGCTATAGCCAGTGATAGTAACATGAAAACCAAGCTCaatgttttaagtccaagccatCTCATTGCTcctttctttatcttctttctTGCAATGTACATCTCCACTGGAAAATATACTGTTATTGGCCAGAACCCAATGGCCCCCAAAAGGGCAAGCATCTCATTGAAAAAAGGCATTGCCATGGCTAGAATAGTCACTACTGCCACAAATATGGTCCTCCAAACTAGCCTAAAGAAGCTAAGGCAGAACTTCATTCTCCCGATGATCAAAGGGTATTCCCTATTAATAAAACTTGAGCTTGGCCACCTTTCTCTAGCCCATGTTTCAACTGCACCAAAAATAGGTTGGACAATAACCTACCACAATTTATTCATTCTTTTGATCAGTAAACTTATTAGAACAAGTAATTGAAATTCACAAAAGGAAAAGATcaacaatttaataaatttatttcacaaGAGTTATATATTATAAGGCTATGAGAAATGTTAGAAACATACTGCTAACATACTTTTTTATTAGtagaaattgattgaaaatgaagaaattttgtTGGTCTGTCATCATATTTAATGATTCTTTCTCTTGTGTTtgtagttttaaataaattttaatgaattaaaaataatgtgtttGAAGAAGTGTGTTTCTAACAATCCTCTAAgcttaattgtaaaatttatcaagaaaattttaaatttttttctaagttttaccgtgaaacttattaaaattagttatacAACTTCATTAAAATGTCATACTAGCAtgtcattagtggatccaattTTCCTATAAGTTTATGAAATGcctacaaaatcaaaattttaatctaGAAATTACATTTGTATTTAGTCATTagtctttccttcttttttatacatatttagtCTTTAGACTTTATATACCAGTTTTGTCCAACTAAACCTATATGTTCAACCCATTCTAACAATCACATTGCTTTTATATTAATGTGttggtaattaattataaaactcCCATTTAACAAGATCAATCAAATAGATTTTCAAACACACCCTACACCCTAAGTACTATAAATTTTGTCAACAAAATGTTTTGAATGTCATAACTCATAAGATGAAAGACAATGTGTCTGAACCTGATATGCTCCAACCAGGTGCACCACAATGAAGACATTGGCTATGTCAATTAGCCAAAAAGGTTCTTTAAAGCCAGAGCTCAATAGGATGTTGCCAGGTGTTTCTGAGCCAAATGCAGCATAGCCAGAGCATGCACATAGCTGGAAGAAAACCGTCATTGTGGATATACCTATCAtatttgccttcttcatcaCTTTATTTTCTGGTGGTGATGATCTCAAAGTGTCCTGTTTTCCATGCCAGAtcaatataaaatcaaaataatttaaagtgtAACAAtggcaagaagaaaaaaataattgtttctaGAAGTCAAATTAAACTATATATTAAGTCCTTACAATTGTTCTCATTCTAagttttaatctatattttccTTGATTCATAGGAATTAAAGACAATTATCAAAGAATTTATAATGTACCCTGCTCAACCAACAAGTTTTAGTCTTTGTATGAGAAAATGGTAAGTTTTAGTTCTATGCatgcattaaaattaatttttggtcCTCattactaatataaaaaaacattttctaacaATGAAACCGCTACAAAAAAGATGACAATGAAACCATGGAAGACTATTATGAACTAAGACTATACAATCGTATATAcgaactaaaacataaaataaagacaATCATAGAAATGAAATGATTAGtttaacctaaaaaaatatattgttatgtTATTCGTATTTTGtctatcattttatttctttttgttttgtctcTTCTAAACATGAGTATCATTTTCTTGAAGAAAGTGTAATATAATGCAGTTGATATCCAATGTATCAACCACCTGAACCAACTGCAAACTGTTTTATTCATGCACATTTTATTGTTAGCCATTCGATAATGCTAAgaggaaataaataaacatatacatGCAAGACCATAAAGTGTAAGAgtgaatataattatataataattggaTTATATTTGTACCAAGAGACACCATCTTCTGTATCAAATGACTTGGAGATTGAGATTTGAGAAAAAGTTAAGTAGTTCTATAATTGAAATTGGAAAACATGATACTATTATTTCGTGGacaacaaattcaaatttccttaTTTATTGTGCATGCATACCTGAATATCTACGGCAATTTGagaataacaactagcaagtgCAATGTTTCCTAATGCAATGAGCATGTTCCACAAGTTATGATCTGCTGAACTTTGTATATTGTTGCCGCCCATTAAAGATGTACTTTTTCCTTTCCCTGCTTCAACCCATATATAAATCCTCATAAACCATTACAGATAAAGCATAATCTATTTAGAACCTAAtataaagaagaagaatcaaGAGAGTGTTCAGCCAATTGAATGATTTTGAatcctaaaaagaaaaaaagaaaaatgattttcttttagtATCTTTCTCACTAGTccaaatttgaataataatattttatatgacaaagtgttaattaatcaattaaataaatatcttaaactttattttctaaaagcaATACTatcttttttagaaaaaaaatgtactttttatattaaaCTTATATGTGTTTAAGTGTGCATGAATATAAGTTTTAGCTTAAGTAGAAGAAGTTCGTGTTGGAGAGAAAATATACACACACAGTAGAGAGAGAAGACAAGTATTAGGGAGAAAGAGTTTCTAATCTCATTAACGTTGAGACTAATACATGTTCAGTATTTATACTAAACAAACTACAATGCACACTATGTGTTAACAACCAATTAACACTCTAATagaattaattgtttttgttatatttcAAATTACATTCCACAATACTCCTTAATTCAAACACTAAATAGAAACTGCATGCATCTCCTTTCTCAGTTTCTCAAAATGATCTTTCTTTCAAAGCCTTTGTTAGTATGTTTGCAAGCTGCTCTTTTGTTAGATAGTAAATCAATTCAAAGTTCCCTTTGTTCActtgatctcttagaaaatggaaTCGAGTCTTAATATGTTTGCTTCTACCATGGGATACCGAATTCTTAGCTAGATTAATGGCTGATTTATTGTCAACCATCAACTACATATGTTTCTTCAAATCAATAATTAACTTCTTCAACAATGATTTCAACCAAAGAGCTAGACATGTAGCAAATGATCCAGCAACATATTTAGTTTCACATGTTGAGAAAGCTATAGCAGGTTGTTTCTTTGAGCACCAAGAGATTGGTTCACTcagaaatttgaaaatatagcCAGATGTACTTTTCTTATCAACCTTATCACCTCTCCAAGCCGAGTCAAA
This region of Glycine soja cultivar W05 chromosome 17, ASM419377v2, whole genome shotgun sequence genomic DNA includes:
- the LOC114393206 gene encoding amino acid permease 8-like produces the protein MTEDSVLVIEGADSLLDDDGKPRRTGTAWTASAHIITAVIGAGVLSLAWAMAQLGWIIGIFSILLFAIVNLYTSNLLADCYRSPDPVTGKRNHSYMEAVRRNLGGKMHMVCAFFQYSNLIGPAIGYTITTAISVVTIRKINCFHQNGTAASCRFSTNPYMIALGTVQIVLSQIPNFHNLSWLSIIAAIMSFGYALIGAGLSLATVIQGKGKSTSLMGGNNIQSSADHNLWNMLIALGNIALASCYSQIAVDIQDTLRSSPPENKVMKKANMIGISTMTVFFQLCACSGYAAFGSETPGNILLSSGFKEPFWLIDIANVFIVVHLVGAYQVIVQPIFGAVETWARERWPSSSFINREYPLIIGRMKFCLSFFRLVWRTIFVAVVTILAMAMPFFNEMLALLGAIGFWPITVYFPVEMYIARKKIKKGAMRWLGLKTLSLVFMLLSLAIAIAAIHGMNQALRKYKPFKYKA